A stretch of the Tautonia marina genome encodes the following:
- a CDS encoding SDR family oxidoreductase, protein MPEPQSKRIVLTGATRGLGRAMAEGFKTRGHAVAGCGRSADRVAELSETFGPPHHFAVVDVSDQDAVNAWAATLIETFGAPDLLINNAALINRNAPLWEVPAEEFDKVIDVNIKGVANVIRAFAPAMVARGTGVFVTFSSYWGRSTSAEVAPYCATKFAVEGLSQAMAQELPDGMAAVAFNPGVIDTEMLRSTFGDSAGNYLSPDRWAESAVPYLLALGPKQNGASVTAPGQ, encoded by the coding sequence GTGCCGGAGCCGCAATCGAAACGGATCGTTCTGACCGGAGCCACCCGAGGGCTGGGCCGGGCCATGGCCGAGGGCTTCAAGACGCGGGGACATGCGGTGGCCGGATGCGGGCGATCGGCCGATCGCGTGGCGGAGCTGTCGGAGACGTTCGGCCCTCCGCATCACTTCGCGGTGGTGGACGTGAGCGATCAGGACGCCGTGAACGCCTGGGCCGCGACGCTGATCGAGACGTTCGGCGCGCCCGATCTTCTCATCAACAATGCGGCCTTGATCAATCGGAATGCGCCGCTCTGGGAGGTGCCGGCGGAGGAGTTCGATAAGGTTATTGATGTTAACATCAAAGGGGTTGCAAATGTGATTCGTGCCTTCGCCCCGGCAATGGTCGCCAGGGGGACGGGGGTGTTCGTCACCTTCAGCTCGTACTGGGGTCGATCGACCTCGGCCGAGGTGGCACCGTACTGTGCGACCAAATTCGCGGTGGAGGGCTTGTCGCAGGCGATGGCGCAGGAGCTGCCCGACGGCATGGCGGCAGTGGCGTTCAATCCGGGGGTGATTGATACGGAGATGCTTCGCTCGACGTTTGGCGACTCGGCCGGGAATTATCTTTCGCCGGATCGGTGGGCCGAGTCGGCGGTGCCGTATCTCCTGGCACTGGGACCGAAGCAGAACGGGGCGTCGGTGACGGCTCCGGGACAGTAA
- a CDS encoding protein kinase domain-containing protein has translation MTSERTIFMEALDFEDPAAQLVFLDRACNGNPELRARIDALLQSHRHAGNFLNGQPADLISTEPSGLVTEPSIEATGTVIGPYTLLEPIGEGGMGTVYMADQQTPVRRRVALKVIKPGMDTRQVIARFEAERQALAMMDHPNIARVLDAGTTELGRPYFVMELVRGIPITEFCDHNRLGIRARLDLFIRVCQAVQHAHQKGIIHRDLKPSNILVTLHDGEPVPKVIDFGIAKATGQSLTDKTLFTGFAQLVGTPQYMSPEQAELSGLDIDTRSDIYSLGVLLYELLTGSTPIQREEFQRAALDQIRHLIHDRDPVTPSSRLNGLGKTLTTVSASRGADPHRILIAVRGDLDWIVMKCLEKKRDRRYATANALVADLRRHLDNEPVLARPPSASYQFHKFAARNRAILTSSVLIVLILVVATVLSLLQAHRATRAEAQAAASAEETGLVVEYLVNDVFGAAAPERLQGKTPTLQDIFVAGEAAIPARFGHRPTAEAAARIALGRAYYDLGRYEDAAPQFRLAAALRAKHLGPDHPQTLTAEAMVVRALCPDALGLVAIPEEAEPIARRVLETRRRVLGPNHPQTLASMTTLGHVLLVKFNKALLERFRKAPNLSLSDEVLRTLGTVPMGEAQTLLEDAHQGQTRLLGPNHPETLETLHVLGRVLYCKADHVNSERVLRQAVAGRDRVLGADHPATLATRKFLATTLQRRQQNEEAILLYAQVAEAHRRLFGSTHIQTSSALNHYLVTCRALGQFETIREVSERWLRDLLATPIPPDTYQQSRRCVRLEHLAIYLATLPPSVPFDSDLATRAAQEAVTLLGSPRAWCVLGLVLHRTGHFEAALQAIQAAGDHPDFNGGFGFYWCALAQLQLHAGDFEAARASYERSLLDEGEPWLAELQVLKDEIAARLVEVNSPASTHRPTAPSPNPDDLSIQSRQLTRKPPCFSPSRSATSSSTVRIGSIGRCPRTTRPSPNKQPLSPSGMKENDVLYPFTSTVRTSGSSA, from the coding sequence ATGACGAGTGAGCGCACCATCTTCATGGAAGCCCTCGACTTCGAGGACCCCGCCGCCCAGCTCGTGTTCCTCGACCGGGCCTGCAACGGCAACCCCGAGCTGAGGGCCAGGATCGACGCCCTGCTCCAGTCGCATCGCCACGCCGGCAACTTCCTGAACGGGCAGCCCGCCGACCTGATCTCGACCGAGCCGAGCGGCCTTGTGACCGAACCTTCGATCGAGGCCACCGGCACGGTCATCGGCCCTTACACGCTCCTGGAGCCGATCGGCGAAGGGGGGATGGGCACCGTCTACATGGCCGATCAGCAAACGCCGGTCCGCCGCCGCGTCGCCCTGAAAGTCATCAAGCCAGGGATGGATACCCGGCAGGTCATCGCCCGCTTCGAGGCCGAACGCCAGGCGCTGGCGATGATGGACCACCCGAACATCGCTCGCGTGCTCGACGCCGGCACCACCGAACTTGGCCGCCCCTACTTCGTCATGGAGCTGGTTCGGGGCATTCCGATCACCGAGTTCTGTGACCACAATCGTCTCGGTATCCGAGCACGCCTCGACCTGTTCATACGAGTCTGTCAGGCAGTGCAACACGCCCATCAAAAAGGGATCATTCACCGCGATCTGAAGCCGTCAAACATTCTGGTCACCCTCCACGACGGCGAGCCAGTCCCCAAGGTCATCGACTTTGGCATCGCCAAGGCCACCGGCCAGAGCCTCACCGACAAGACCCTGTTCACCGGCTTCGCCCAGCTCGTCGGCACCCCTCAGTACATGAGTCCCGAGCAGGCCGAGCTCTCCGGCCTCGACATCGACACCCGAAGCGACATCTACAGCCTCGGCGTTCTTCTCTACGAACTTCTGACCGGCTCGACCCCAATCCAGCGCGAGGAATTCCAGCGGGCCGCGCTCGACCAGATTCGACACCTGATCCACGATCGAGACCCCGTCACGCCCAGCAGCCGCCTCAACGGTCTCGGGAAAACGCTGACCACCGTCTCAGCCTCCCGAGGGGCCGACCCTCACCGCATTCTCATCGCTGTCCGGGGCGACCTCGACTGGATCGTCATGAAGTGCCTGGAAAAGAAACGCGACCGCCGCTACGCGACCGCCAACGCCCTCGTCGCCGACCTCCGCCGACACCTTGACAACGAACCCGTGCTCGCCCGGCCCCCTTCGGCCTCCTACCAATTCCACAAGTTCGCTGCCCGCAACCGAGCCATCCTCACCTCCTCGGTCCTCATCGTCCTGATCCTCGTCGTGGCCACGGTCCTGAGCCTGCTCCAGGCCCACCGCGCCACCCGAGCCGAGGCCCAGGCCGCCGCCAGCGCCGAGGAAACCGGCCTGGTCGTCGAGTACCTCGTCAACGACGTCTTCGGTGCTGCCGCTCCCGAGCGGCTCCAGGGTAAGACTCCCACACTTCAAGACATCTTTGTCGCCGGAGAGGCGGCCATCCCCGCGCGGTTCGGCCACCGGCCAACCGCCGAGGCCGCCGCCCGGATCGCCCTCGGTCGGGCCTACTACGACCTCGGCCGCTACGAGGACGCCGCCCCTCAGTTTCGGCTCGCCGCCGCCCTGCGAGCCAAGCATCTCGGCCCCGACCACCCTCAAACCCTCACCGCCGAGGCAATGGTCGTCCGCGCACTGTGTCCCGACGCGCTGGGACTCGTCGCCATCCCCGAGGAAGCCGAACCGATCGCCCGTCGAGTGCTGGAAACCCGCCGCCGCGTCCTCGGCCCGAACCACCCCCAGACCCTCGCTTCGATGACCACCCTCGGGCACGTCCTCCTGGTCAAGTTCAACAAAGCGTTGCTTGAACGATTCAGAAAAGCTCCAAACCTCAGTCTGTCCGATGAGGTCCTTCGCACGCTGGGGACAGTCCCCATGGGGGAAGCGCAAACCCTGCTCGAAGATGCTCATCAGGGCCAGACTCGACTTCTCGGCCCCAACCACCCGGAGACGTTGGAGACGCTTCACGTCCTCGGACGGGTTCTGTATTGCAAGGCAGATCATGTCAACTCAGAGCGTGTCCTCCGACAGGCCGTCGCCGGACGCGATCGCGTCCTCGGTGCCGATCATCCCGCAACCCTCGCCACCCGCAAGTTCCTCGCAACCACTCTCCAGCGACGCCAACAAAACGAAGAGGCGATCCTCCTGTACGCACAGGTTGCCGAAGCCCATCGCCGCCTCTTCGGATCGACCCACATTCAGACCAGCAGCGCCCTGAATCACTACCTGGTTACCTGCCGGGCACTCGGTCAATTCGAGACCATCCGCGAGGTTTCCGAGCGATGGCTCCGAGATCTTCTGGCGACTCCCATCCCCCCTGACACCTATCAGCAATCCCGACGTTGTGTACGGCTCGAACACCTGGCCATCTACCTCGCCACCCTTCCTCCCTCGGTTCCCTTTGACTCCGACCTGGCAACCCGAGCAGCTCAGGAGGCGGTGACGCTTCTGGGAAGCCCCAGGGCCTGGTGCGTGCTCGGCCTGGTCCTCCACCGCACCGGTCATTTTGAAGCCGCCCTCCAGGCCATCCAGGCTGCAGGGGATCACCCCGACTTCAACGGCGGCTTCGGATTCTACTGGTGTGCCCTTGCTCAATTACAACTCCACGCAGGCGACTTCGAAGCCGCTCGTGCCAGCTATGAACGCTCGCTCCTGGACGAGGGTGAGCCTTGGCTTGCCGAACTCCAGGTTCTCAAGGATGAGATCGCTGCGCGACTTGTTGAAGTCAACTCACCTGCCTCGACTCATCGGCCAACCGCTCCGTCCCCAAACCCCGACGACCTGAGCATTCAGTCTCGGCAGCTCACACGAAAACCTCCCTGTTTCTCGCCTTCGAGATCCGCGACCAGTTCCTCGACGGTCAGGATTGGGAGCATTGGGAGGTGTCCACGAACGACGAGGCCGTCTCCGAACAAACAACCTCTTTCACCCTCTGGAATGAAGGAGAACGACGTCCTGTATCCTTTTACATCAACGGTGAGGACTTCTGGCTCGTCGGCCTGA
- a CDS encoding ECF-type sigma factor: MNDLTRILLAIERGDPLASEQLLPLVYDELRTLAAAQLARERPGQTLQATALVHEAYLRLIGPSSPSNWDGRGHFYKAAAEAMRRILVDRYRRKRRLRHGGTHQRIDFEATIDSLPSSEPDLVALNDALDVLAQHDATSAEVVKLRYFAGLSIAEIAEVLDIAPRTVDRHWAYARAWLHHELTEE, from the coding sequence ATGAATGATCTGACCCGGATCCTTCTGGCGATCGAGCGGGGAGACCCTCTCGCCTCCGAGCAACTGCTCCCTCTCGTCTACGACGAACTCCGCACACTCGCCGCCGCGCAACTGGCCCGTGAACGCCCCGGGCAAACCCTTCAGGCCACCGCCCTGGTACACGAGGCCTATCTCCGACTCATCGGACCTTCCTCACCGAGCAACTGGGACGGTCGGGGCCACTTTTATAAGGCCGCCGCCGAAGCCATGCGCCGCATCCTCGTCGATCGCTACCGCCGCAAGCGCCGTCTCCGGCACGGCGGCACCCACCAGCGAATTGATTTCGAGGCCACCATCGATTCCCTCCCGTCGTCCGAGCCCGACCTGGTCGCCCTCAACGATGCGCTCGATGTACTTGCCCAGCACGACGCGACCTCGGCCGAGGTCGTGAAGCTCCGCTATTTTGCCGGTCTCTCGATCGCCGAGATTGCCGAGGTCCTCGACATCGCTCCCCGGACCGTCGACCGCCACTGGGCCTATGCGCGGGCCTGGCTTCACCATGAACTGACCGAGGAGTGA
- a CDS encoding ATP-binding response regulator yields the protein MIAGTLEILVVEDDVDARETLHDLLEQDGFRVTLAGSIAEINALGPDEWSHFDIALLDRRFPDGTIDVLLPRLRLLAPHCAIILLTASCEHEGLLAALRVGVVDYLTKPLEADALRASLQRIARLREAEQRAQAAEQLASLGQMLVVLAHEGRNALNRTKIALQLAKLTCDGDPDLAPVLETGLAGCRDLERLFGDLRSQAGPLQLDLRPCDLYRVARDAWNDLEARREGRSARLILQGAPEARDCLADSFRMKQVFRNLFENSLHCGTDPVEIRVQCQAITPEGKPALWITVRDNGPGFSPQIRRQAFKPFFTTRHEGSGLGLSITRRIIEAHGGWITLTNASPGAEVLILLPMGGPDPALSILETATALAPNPTPLDPSEPLSPEAPGHPPSSNLHNYLTPASLCSSRIRQSHSESGSVE from the coding sequence ATGATCGCGGGAACCCTCGAGATTTTGGTTGTTGAAGATGATGTCGATGCCCGGGAAACGCTCCACGATCTCCTGGAGCAGGACGGTTTTCGCGTCACCCTCGCCGGCTCGATCGCCGAGATCAACGCCCTGGGGCCTGACGAGTGGAGTCACTTTGATATCGCCCTGCTCGACCGTCGATTCCCCGACGGCACCATCGATGTTCTGCTGCCCCGCCTCCGACTGCTGGCTCCCCACTGCGCCATCATTCTGCTCACCGCGTCGTGTGAACACGAAGGGCTGCTGGCCGCCCTCCGGGTTGGGGTCGTCGACTATCTGACGAAACCGCTTGAAGCCGACGCCCTGCGCGCCAGTCTTCAGCGAATCGCTCGGCTTCGAGAGGCCGAACAGCGCGCCCAGGCCGCCGAGCAACTAGCCTCGCTCGGGCAAATGCTGGTCGTTCTGGCCCATGAAGGACGCAACGCCCTGAACCGCACCAAGATCGCCCTTCAACTGGCAAAGCTCACCTGCGACGGCGACCCCGATCTGGCTCCCGTCCTCGAAACCGGCCTCGCCGGCTGCCGCGACCTGGAGCGGCTGTTCGGCGACCTCCGCAGCCAGGCCGGTCCCCTTCAGCTTGATCTCCGCCCCTGCGACCTCTACCGCGTCGCCCGAGACGCCTGGAACGATCTCGAAGCCCGCCGAGAGGGCCGCTCGGCTCGGCTCATTCTTCAGGGGGCCCCCGAAGCTCGAGATTGCCTGGCCGATTCCTTTCGGATGAAGCAGGTCTTTCGCAACCTGTTCGAGAACTCGCTCCACTGCGGCACCGATCCGGTCGAAATCCGGGTTCAATGCCAGGCCATCACCCCCGAGGGAAAACCGGCGCTTTGGATCACCGTGCGGGACAACGGCCCCGGCTTCTCCCCCCAGATCCGTCGCCAGGCATTCAAACCCTTCTTCACCACCCGCCACGAGGGTTCGGGCCTGGGACTGTCAATCACCCGGCGGATCATCGAAGCCCACGGCGGCTGGATCACCCTGACCAACGCCTCCCCCGGCGCAGAGGTCCTCATCCTGCTTCCCATGGGCGGCCCCGACCCTGCACTCTCGATTCTCGAAACCGCAACCGCGCTCGCCCCCAACCCGACGCCTCTCGACCCTTCCGAGCCCCTCTCCCCAGAGGCTCCCGGACACCCCCCGTCGTCCAATCTTCACAACTACCTCACACCGGCATCCCTCTGCTCATCCCGCATCCGTCAATCCCACTCCGAATCAGGCTCCGTCGAATAA
- a CDS encoding response regulator transcription factor, translated as MSVHLLLAESDPTLRSDLADYFLSLGFQVETANDGLECLDRLRSFRPEVLVIDADLAWGGGDGVLRLIQEGQSLMPPAVVAIGQERSKALADRLGLSPIVCLSKPVHPSSLVIRIATQLFSTVRSPLPTVACS; from the coding sequence ATGTCCGTTCATCTGCTCCTCGCCGAGTCCGACCCCACGCTCCGTTCGGATCTGGCAGACTATTTTTTGTCGCTCGGATTCCAGGTGGAAACCGCCAACGACGGTCTGGAGTGCCTGGATCGCTTGCGATCTTTCCGGCCCGAGGTCCTCGTGATCGACGCCGATCTTGCCTGGGGCGGTGGAGATGGTGTGCTTCGCCTGATCCAGGAAGGTCAATCGCTGATGCCCCCGGCCGTCGTGGCAATCGGTCAAGAACGGTCGAAGGCGCTGGCCGACCGCCTCGGACTTTCCCCCATCGTTTGCCTGAGTAAACCGGTTCATCCCAGCTCGCTGGTCATTCGCATCGCCACTCAGTTGTTCTCGACGGTTCGGTCTCCTCTGCCTACGGTGGCGTGTTCGTAA
- a CDS encoding PAS domain-containing sensor histidine kinase, translating into MNEVVRAVLEAFPAHICILNEEGVIVAVNRRWNQFARENGGDLKRCGLGANYLEVCRRAAKDGDAGGAEALAGIEDVLAGRRESFTLEAGCHGAEKNRWFLMLAAPLRTNHGGTIISHVDITEQKEVELALHESEYRLRTVIETAAEGILSMNSAGVVDAFNAAAEQISGYSRAEVIGNSISMLMPSLSWAVHEGGQEHLRPVEPGRLLGRVPLVVIECKDGSSVPVELSISKVDELDLYSVIIRDLTEHRAMQEQLLTIAEQEQRRIGQDLHDDVGQELTGLALMVESLVEAMEESHSPEIELVHRVSEGLRRVQEGMRNLSRGLMPVEVDAEGLMSALNDLAARIGANHELTCQFECREPVRLENNQTATQLYRIAQEAVANAVRHAQARRIVLQLTQEKDQVRLEIRDDGPGLWNPGEQHGEGMGLQFMRNRAELIGARLQIEACEGRGTRVVCSVQGRNDHGVRADLE; encoded by the coding sequence ATGAATGAGGTGGTTCGAGCTGTGCTCGAAGCATTTCCGGCACATATTTGTATTCTGAATGAAGAAGGAGTGATCGTTGCGGTCAATCGGCGTTGGAATCAGTTTGCCCGTGAGAATGGCGGCGATCTGAAACGGTGTGGGTTGGGGGCGAATTACCTGGAGGTCTGTCGGAGGGCCGCGAAGGACGGGGATGCCGGAGGGGCCGAGGCACTGGCGGGCATTGAGGATGTGCTGGCGGGTCGTCGCGAGTCGTTTACGCTGGAAGCGGGATGCCACGGTGCCGAGAAGAACCGGTGGTTCTTGATGCTGGCGGCTCCGCTGCGGACGAATCATGGAGGAACGATTATCTCGCATGTGGATATTACGGAGCAAAAGGAGGTGGAGCTGGCGCTTCACGAGAGTGAGTACCGGCTCCGCACGGTCATCGAGACGGCCGCAGAGGGGATCCTGTCGATGAATTCCGCAGGGGTTGTTGATGCGTTTAATGCCGCGGCCGAGCAAATCTCCGGATACAGCCGCGCGGAAGTCATCGGGAACAGTATTTCGATGTTGATGCCATCACTTTCCTGGGCGGTGCATGAAGGGGGCCAGGAGCATCTCCGGCCGGTGGAGCCGGGGCGACTGCTTGGTCGGGTGCCTCTGGTGGTGATCGAGTGCAAGGACGGCAGCAGCGTGCCGGTCGAGCTGTCGATCAGCAAGGTTGATGAACTCGACCTGTACTCGGTGATCATTCGCGATTTGACCGAGCACCGAGCGATGCAGGAGCAATTACTGACGATTGCCGAGCAGGAGCAGCGGCGGATTGGACAGGACCTGCACGACGACGTGGGCCAGGAATTGACCGGGCTGGCGCTGATGGTCGAGTCGCTTGTTGAGGCGATGGAGGAAAGTCACTCACCTGAGATCGAGCTGGTGCATCGGGTGAGTGAAGGACTACGGCGCGTTCAGGAAGGGATGCGAAACCTGAGCCGGGGCCTGATGCCGGTCGAGGTGGATGCCGAGGGGCTGATGTCTGCCCTGAACGACCTGGCAGCGCGGATCGGGGCGAATCATGAACTGACCTGTCAGTTTGAATGCCGGGAACCGGTGCGGTTGGAGAACAATCAGACGGCCACACAGTTGTACCGGATTGCTCAGGAGGCGGTGGCCAACGCGGTTCGTCACGCTCAGGCTCGGCGGATTGTGCTTCAGTTAACCCAGGAGAAGGATCAGGTGCGGCTGGAGATTCGTGATGATGGCCCTGGCCTTTGGAATCCGGGAGAGCAACACGGTGAAGGCATGGGATTGCAGTTCATGCGGAACCGGGCGGAGTTGATCGGGGCACGGTTGCAGATCGAAGCATGCGAAGGACGCGGAACCAGGGTCGTTTGCTCGGTTCAAGGGAGGAATGATCATGGAGTGCGAGCCGATCTGGAGTGA
- a CDS encoding response regulator transcription factor produces MECEPIWSDASDVPARVLIVDDHPAVREGLGFRIARCPDLVVCGEAADLSGALSEIEATNPDVAVVDIALGAESGLDLIRRLRSRHPPVKSLVWSMYPESLYAERALRAGAMGYITKQAATGRIIEAIRRVLAGEIFLSETAAHQMLRRVVGSGSSHGEISTEIPSPEATLSDRELDVLRLIGSGLTTSEVAERLHLSVHTIDTYRQRIKIKLGLRNGAELVRAATQWVLESRWPVI; encoded by the coding sequence ATGGAGTGCGAGCCGATCTGGAGTGACGCCTCGGACGTTCCTGCCCGAGTCTTGATTGTTGACGATCATCCGGCGGTTCGGGAGGGGCTGGGCTTTCGAATTGCCCGATGCCCTGATCTGGTCGTCTGTGGCGAGGCGGCCGATCTGAGCGGCGCGCTGTCCGAGATCGAGGCGACGAATCCGGACGTGGCGGTGGTGGACATCGCGCTCGGAGCCGAGAGCGGCCTCGATCTGATCCGACGCCTGAGGAGTCGGCATCCGCCGGTGAAGTCGCTGGTCTGGTCGATGTATCCCGAGTCGCTGTATGCCGAGCGGGCCCTTCGAGCCGGAGCGATGGGGTACATCACCAAGCAAGCGGCGACGGGGCGGATTATCGAGGCCATCCGGCGCGTTCTGGCCGGCGAGATTTTCCTGAGTGAGACCGCCGCCCATCAGATGTTGCGTCGAGTGGTCGGGAGCGGGAGCAGCCACGGCGAGATCAGCACCGAGATCCCCTCGCCCGAGGCCACGCTTTCTGACCGCGAACTGGATGTGTTGCGGCTCATCGGTTCGGGGTTGACGACCTCGGAGGTCGCTGAGCGTTTGCACCTGAGCGTGCACACGATCGACACCTATCGGCAGCGGATCAAGATCAAGCTGGGCCTGCGCAATGGGGCCGAGTTGGTCCGAGCGGCGACGCAGTGGGTCCTGGAATCGCGCTGGCCCGTCATCTGA
- a CDS encoding rhodanese-like domain-containing protein, which yields MNQAIEIPHWSPQDLKEHLDAGLPLVLLDVREDLERHCCAIDAPSSVLDIHVPIGEISGRFDLLRRCLGDRPLVIYCHHGVRSLATARWLASQGLADVINLEGGIDAWSQIIDPSVPRY from the coding sequence ATGAACCAGGCAATTGAGATCCCTCACTGGTCACCGCAGGATCTGAAAGAACATCTCGATGCCGGACTGCCCCTGGTCTTGCTCGATGTCCGCGAGGACCTGGAACGCCACTGCTGCGCCATCGACGCCCCCTCAAGCGTGCTTGATATTCATGTGCCGATTGGCGAGATTTCCGGCCGCTTTGATCTGCTTCGCCGGTGCCTCGGCGATCGTCCGCTGGTGATCTACTGCCATCATGGTGTCCGATCGCTCGCCACCGCTCGCTGGCTCGCCAGCCAGGGCCTTGCAGACGTCATTAACCTTGAGGGCGGGATCGACGCCTGGTCACAGATCATCGACCCCTCGGTTCCACGCTATTGA
- a CDS encoding TVP38/TMEM64 family protein, with protein MSKEETDETLGRHHAQRVSLHPALRWLLLPLILFGLALLWRSLPVSDWVELRLLPAIDRAGWWGYLVFVAVYVSAVVVMAPGTVLTLAGGYLYGPLLGAGLALFSAVTGASVAFLVSRRFARQAIRRRIEADRRFRSLDRAVAQRGAWVVLLLRLSPAVPFNVLNYALGLTGVRFTTYVLYSLVGMAPGTVVIAFIGASASDTRPANLGWGWWAILLLSALLTATVLAVIATRALALASAEAGNDSPLNPPTDPPRSP; from the coding sequence ATGAGCAAGGAGGAGACCGACGAGACGCTCGGCCGTCACCACGCTCAACGCGTTTCGCTCCATCCGGCCCTCCGGTGGTTGCTGCTCCCCTTGATCTTGTTCGGGCTTGCTCTGCTCTGGCGAAGCTTGCCCGTCTCGGACTGGGTCGAGCTGCGCCTGCTGCCGGCGATTGATCGGGCCGGCTGGTGGGGCTATCTCGTCTTCGTGGCCGTCTACGTGTCGGCCGTGGTCGTGATGGCGCCGGGCACGGTCCTGACACTGGCCGGCGGCTACCTGTACGGTCCGTTGCTCGGCGCGGGGCTGGCCCTGTTCTCGGCCGTGACGGGGGCGTCGGTCGCCTTCCTCGTCTCGCGTCGGTTCGCCCGCCAGGCGATCCGACGCCGGATCGAAGCCGACCGCCGCTTCCGATCCCTCGACCGGGCGGTGGCCCAGCGGGGGGCCTGGGTGGTCCTCTTGCTCAGGCTCTCTCCGGCCGTTCCGTTCAATGTGTTGAATTACGCGTTAGGATTAACAGGTGTTCGCTTTACGACCTATGTGCTGTACAGCCTCGTCGGGATGGCTCCGGGCACCGTCGTCATCGCCTTCATCGGTGCCTCGGCCAGCGACACTCGGCCGGCCAATCTCGGCTGGGGCTGGTGGGCCATCCTTCTGCTCTCCGCGCTCCTGACAGCGACGGTTCTTGCCGTGATCGCAACCCGGGCGCTGGCCCTGGCCAGTGCGGAAGCCGGCAACGACTCCCCCTTGAATCCCCCGACCGACCCTCCCCGATCCCCCTGA
- a CDS encoding DUF3500 domain-containing protein, which produces MRGLKPSLALGTIGVISLALWAGAAADRPGAAMADAATRFLNALDDPKRDLATFTFDDPERLNWHFIPREREGLPVKQMTPEERTLAMGLLATGLSAEGTLKATTIMSLEQILHEMENNAPHRDPELYFFSVFGEPSNQGRWGWRVEGHHLSLNFTIQDGSIISATPAFFGANPAEVRQGSREGLRALAEIEDRALRLVQALSDEQKATAIISETVPDDVRSANDPQPPTDEPIGLSYAEMTEAQRDMLRTLVEAYALDMPARVAEAWLTEIRDAGPENVAFAWFGATERNQRHGYRVQGPTFLIEFNNTQNNANHIHSFWRSMLGDFGEPIAAAAE; this is translated from the coding sequence ATGCGCGGACTGAAACCAAGCCTCGCCCTGGGCACAATCGGGGTCATCAGCCTCGCCCTCTGGGCCGGAGCCGCCGCCGACCGGCCCGGAGCCGCCATGGCCGACGCCGCAACGCGGTTTCTGAACGCGCTCGACGACCCGAAGCGCGACCTGGCCACCTTCACGTTTGACGACCCCGAACGCCTCAACTGGCACTTCATTCCCCGAGAACGCGAAGGCCTGCCCGTCAAGCAAATGACCCCCGAGGAACGCACCCTCGCCATGGGACTGCTTGCCACCGGCCTTAGCGCCGAGGGAACGCTCAAGGCCACCACCATCATGAGCCTGGAGCAGATTCTCCACGAAATGGAGAACAACGCCCCCCACCGCGACCCCGAGCTCTATTTCTTCAGCGTCTTCGGCGAACCCTCGAACCAGGGGCGATGGGGATGGCGGGTCGAGGGACACCACCTCTCCCTGAACTTCACCATCCAGGACGGCTCGATTATCTCGGCCACCCCCGCCTTCTTCGGCGCGAATCCGGCCGAGGTCCGACAGGGCTCCCGCGAAGGGCTCCGTGCCCTGGCCGAGATCGAAGACCGTGCCCTTCGCTTGGTCCAGGCCCTGAGCGACGAGCAAAAGGCAACGGCCATCATCTCCGAGACCGTCCCCGACGACGTTCGATCCGCCAACGACCCGCAACCGCCGACCGACGAGCCGATCGGCCTCTCCTACGCTGAGATGACGGAAGCCCAGCGCGACATGCTCCGTACCCTCGTCGAAGCCTACGCTCTCGACATGCCCGCCCGAGTCGCCGAGGCCTGGTTGACCGAGATCCGAGACGCCGGCCCCGAAAACGTCGCCTTCGCCTGGTTCGGCGCCACCGAGCGCAACCAAAGGCACGGCTACCGCGTTCAAGGCCCCACGTTCCTGATCGAATTCAACAACACCCAGAACAACGCCAACCACATTCACAGCTTCTGGCGGAGCATGCTCGGCGACTTCGGCGAACCGATCGCCGCCGCCGCCGAATAA